Proteins encoded within one genomic window of Odocoileus virginianus isolate 20LAN1187 ecotype Illinois chromosome 2, Ovbor_1.2, whole genome shotgun sequence:
- the LOC139036766 gene encoding EKC/KEOPS complex subunit LAGE3-like yields the protein MRRSGVGGQDNQQSSRRRPRQRGSGRAQGEGRHRAPQGQGGPNRGRAMMEAARARPRGERAPRAPGPGGDVAPVAVRHRRGVLVFKVRVPFQSPLEACLARRSLLRDVQRHQGITQKEFVVNGNDLIVRWTAEDLAFIRIPINLFLDQLSQVIQNIRSLGIPPFLG from the coding sequence ATGCGACGCTCGGGTGTTGGGGGCCAAGATAACCAGCAGAGCTCCAGAAGGCGTCCTCGCCAGAGGGGTTCAGGCAGGGCTCAAGGTGAGGGTCGTCACCGGGCCCCACAAGGCCAGGGTGGCCCTAACAGAGGAAGAGCCATGATGGAAGCTGCTAGAGCTCGTCCCCGAGGTGAACGGGCCCCACGTGCCCCAGGACCTGGTGGAGACGTAGCACCAGTGGCTGTAAGGCATAGACGTGGAGTGCTGGTATTCAAAGTCAGAGTGCCTTTCCAATCCCCGCTGGAGGCATGCTTGGCTCGCAGGTCTCTGCTCCGAGATGTCCAGCGCCACCAAGGAATTACTCAGAAGGAATTTGTAGTGAATGGCAATGACCTGATTGTTAGATGGACTGCTGAAGACCTTGCTTTCATCCGAATTCCCATCAACCTGTTCCTCGATCAgctttcccaggtgattcagaacATTCGGAGCCTTGGGATCCCACCTTTCCTAGGCTGA